Genomic DNA from Desulfuromonas versatilis:
GCCTGGGTGCTGTCCTCGAGCACCCACATGCGTCCGTCGGGGCCCCGCGCGAGGTTGGCCGCATAGACGATGAGATTGCGCTGCTCGGGGCTCAGCATGCCGACGCCGGCACGCTGGAAGCCGGGATGGCCGTAGACCAGCTCCATGGGCAGCAAGCCGCTTTTGATCAGCTGCTGAGGACCGTAGAGATCGGCCAGCACCAGGTTGAGCAGCTGCGCCCGCTGGTTGAGGCCGGCCTCGATCTCGGTCCATTCGTCGCTGCTGATCAGCAGCGGCACCGGGTCGAGCTGCCAGGGGCGCGAGATCCCCTGGGATTCGTCGAAGACGTTGTAGGTGACGCCGTTTTCCCGCAGCAGCCGCTGGGCCTCCTGGCGGCGGCGCTCCAGCCCTTTGCTGCCGAGAGCCTCGATCCCCCGCAGCAGCTGCTCCCAGTGGGGCAGCAACTGCCCCCGGGCGGCGTGCATTTCATCGTAGGTGCCCAGCCGGGTGGCGTAGAATTGGTCGCCGGTTTTTCTTTCGATCAGATTCGGCATCTTGCGTGCGTGAGGTCCTGTCGCGATCAAGAGGCTGGGTGAGGCAGCAGATGCATTATCGGCTGGGGCCGCGCCGTAAATCAAGGGTATAAGGAAACTCTTCGCCGGGCTCCTCAGGCGGCGGCGCCATCGGCCCCGGGGGGCTGCCCTGGGGAACAAATTTGCCGAGTTCGGCCAGAGCGGGCGGCGGCTGGATCGGGCCCGGGGTGTGGCCATACTCCCAGAAGCGTGAAATACGCCGGGATTCGGCCTCGTAGGCGTTGACCGGAAAGACATCGTAGCTGCGGCCTCCGGGGTGGGAGACGTGGTAGGTGCAGCCGCCGATGGAACGGCCGTTCCAGGTGTCGACGACATCGAACACCACCGGCGAGTGGGGCTTGATCGTCGGGTGCAGCGCCGAAGGCGGCTGCCAGGCCCGGTAGCGGATGCCGGCCACATATTCGCCCCTGCGCCCGGTGCTGCGCAGCGGCAGGCGCCGGCCGTTGCAGGTGATGAGGTGGCGGCTCTCGGTGAGGCCGGTCACCCGCAGCTGCAGGCGCTCCACCGAGGAATCGACGAAGCGGGCGGTGCCGAGGTTGGAGACCTCCTCGCCCAGCACGTGCCAGGGCTCGATGGCAAAACGCAGCTCGAGCTCCAGGTTGTCGACCCGCACCGTGCCGTAGTGGGGAAAGCGGAATTCGAAAAACGGCTCGAGCCACTCGAGCTGGAAGGGGTAGCCGGCGCGCTGCAGGTCGGCGGCCACCTCCTGCAGGTCCTCGCGCACGTAGTGGGGCAGCAGAAAGCGGTCATGCAGTTCGGTCCCCCAGCGCACCAGGGGATGCTTGTAGGGCTGCTTCCAGAACCAGGCGATCAGCGTGCGCAGCAGCAGCGTCTGCACCAGGCTCATGCGGGCGTGGGGGGGCATCTCGAAGGCCCGCAGCTCGACCAGGCCGAGCCGCCCGGTGGTGCTGTCGGGGGAATAGAGCTTGTCGATGCAGAATTCGGCGCGGTGGGTGTTGCCGGTGATGTCGACCAGCAGGTTGCGCAGCAGCCGGTCGACCAGCCAGGGTGCCGGCACCTCTCCCTCGGGCATCTGCTGGAAGGCGATCTCCAGCTCGTAGAGGATGTCGTCGCGCCCCTCGTCGACCCGCGGGGCCTGGCTGGTGGGGCCGATGAACATTCCGGAGAACAGGTAGGAGAGCCCCGGATGATGCTGCCAGTAGGTGATCAGGCTGCGCAGCAGGTCGGGGCGGCGCAGCACCGGGCTGTCCGCCGGGGTGGCGGCGCCGATGGTGATGTGGTTGCCGCCGCCGGTGCCGGTGTGGCGGCCGTCGAGCATGAACTTCTCCGTGCCCAGGCGGCTGAGCCGGGCCTGTTCGTAGAGAGTGGTGGTGGTGCGCTCCAGCTCACGCCAGCTGGCTGCCGGGTGGATGTTGACCTCGATGACCCCAGGGTCGGGGGTGACCAGCAACCGCTCGATGCGCCAGTCGCGGGGCGCCTCGTACCCCTCGATGACCACCGGCAGGTCGAGCTCTTCGGCGCTCGCCTCGATGCTGGCGACCAGGTCGAGATAGTGCTCGAGCATCCCCAGCGGCGGCAAAAAGACATGCAGCCGGCCCTCGCGGGCCTCGATGCAGACCGCGGTATGGGGCACCTCGACCGGGTCGCCCGAGGCCGGCTCATCGGCCCGCGGCGGCTCCTGGTCGACCGGCTCGGGCGGCTCGATATGGCTGTAGCGCCGGGCCACTTCGCCGTGGGCGTCGCCGAGCTCGGGCAGCGGCCCGAACAGGTCGTGCTGCGCCTGGGTTTCGCGCTTCTCCGGGGCCACCCAGGGAAGCGAGTCGAGGGGCAGGCGCATTCCCATGGCCGAGTTGCCCGGGATCAGGAACATCTGGCCGCGGCGAAACTCCCAGGGTCCGCTCTGCCACCGTTGGCGGTTGAAATCCCATTTCAGCGGCAGGGCGAAGCCGGTCGGCTCGCCCATCCCCTTGTCCAGCAGCTGGGCGAGATAACGCCGCTCCAGCGGGTCCTTCAGGTCGGCCTTGAGCGGGTCGACATTGTGCGGCAGCGTCCCTTCCTTCCACAGGTAGTAGAAAAGATCCTCGTAGCCGGCGGTCAGGTGGCGGGGGTTGACGCCGAGGCGCCGCGCCAGTTGGCCGGCGAAGCGCCGGGCCTGCTCGCCGCCAACCCCGTAATCGCGGGTGATGTCGGCCAGCAGCCTGGGGTTGCGCCACAGCGGGGCGCCGTCCTTGCGCCAGAAGCAGGCGTAGGACCAGCGCGGCAGGGGCTCGCCCGGGTACCATTTGCCCTGGCCGAAGTGCAGCAGGCCACCGGGGCCGAACACCTCGCGCAGCCGCAGGATCAGATCGTAGGCCAGCTTGCGCTTGTGGGGGCCGTCGGCGCGGGTGGTCCATTCGGGCCCTTCCATGTCGTCGATGGAGACGAAGGTCGGCTCGCCCCCCATGGTCAGGCGCACGTCGCCGGCGGCCAGGTCCTCGTCCACCTGCTGGCCAAGGGCATCGATCAGCGCCCACTGGTCATCGCTGTAGGGCTTGGTGACCCGCGGGTCCTCGTGAATCCGCTGCACGCTATTGGAAAACTCGAAGCGGACCTCGGTTTTTTCCGTCGCCCCGCTCACCGGGGCGGCACTCGCCGGATGGGGGGTGCAGGCCAGGGGAATATGCCCCTCGCCGGCGAACAGTCCCGAGGTCGGATCGAGCCCGACCCAGCCGGCCCCGGGGACGAAGACCTCGGCCCAGGCATGCAGGTCGGTGAAATCGGCCTCCGGGCCTGAGGGGCCGTCGAGGGATTTTTCATCCGCCGTCAGCTGCACCAGGTAGCCGGAGACGAAGCGGGCGGCAAGCCCCAGGTGGCGCAGGATCTGCACCAGCAGCCACCCCGAATCCCGGCAGGAGCCGACGGCCCGCCCGAGAGTCTCCTCGCAGCTCTGCACCCCCGGCTCGAGGCGCACCGAATACTGCACGTGTTTCCACACCTCGCGGTTGATCTCGACCAGAAAGTCGACCGTCCCTTTTTCCGAGCGATCGACCTTGGCCAGCCACTGGCGCAGCAGCGGGCCCTCCTCCTCGATCTCGAAGTAGGGCGCGAGTTCTTTGCGCAGCTGCGGGTCGTAGGCAAAGGGAAATTTCTCGGCCGACTCTTCGATGAAAAAGTCAAAGGGGTTGATGACGGTCATGTCCGCCACCACCTCTACCTCGATGCGCAGCTCCCGGGTCTTCTCCGGAAAGACCACCCGGGCCAGGTAGTTGCCGAATGGGTCCTGCTGCCAGTTGAGAAAATGTTGCTCCGGGTGAATCCGCAGGGAGTAGCCCTTGATCGGGGTCCGCGAGTGCGGCGCCGGCCGCAGCCGAAACACGTGGGGCGAGAGTCCGACGGGGCGGTCAAACTTGTAGCAGGTGAGATGGTTGCAGGCGATGCGGATGGTCATGTCTTCTCTCTCCCCGGGCGGCCGCCCTGGCTGGATGATGCGGATCATGAAGGGCCGGTTTCGAAAAGCAGATTTTTAATTATAACGTGAAAAACGCCGGCCATCAGAGCGACGGCCGGCGTTTTCGCATTTTTCACCCAGGCGGTTGACCGCGCCGGGGTTACTTCTTCAGAGCGGCCAGGGCCTCGTCGGCGCTCTGGTCGTAGCGTTTGCGCTCGGCCTCGGCCAGATCCTTCAGCCCCTGGTCGATCTGGGGGTATTTCAGGGCGAGGATGCGCGCCGCCATGATCGCGGCGTTGCGCGAGCCGTCGATGGCCACGGTGGCCACCGGCACCCCGGGGGGCATCTGCACCGTGGAAAGCAGGCTGTCCCAGCCGCTCAGGGGGCCGTTGCCGAGCGGCAGGCCGATGACCGGCAGGCGGGTGTGGCCGGCGATGACCCCGGCCAGGTGGGCGGCGACCCCGGCGCAGCCGATCAGCACCTCCACCCCCTCCTTGTGGGCGCGGTCGAGGTAGGCCAGCACCTTGTCCGGGGTGCGGTGCGCCGAGGCGACCACGATTTCACTGGGGATGCCCAGCTCGTCGAGGGTCTCGCGGACCTTGACCACCTTGGGCAGATCGTTGGGGCTGCCGGTGAGAATCCCCACCAGGGTTTTGTCGAATGCTTGTTGACTCATGGCGTTGCTCCTTATGGCAAGCGATTGGCATGGCCTGGGGCGGTCGCCCGAGGCGGATAGATTACGCCGGTCCTCGTGGCTTTACGAGGGGATCCGGCCCCATGGATTGAACGGGCGTGCCGTGCCCGAAGGTTACACAAATTCTGCAGGATTGGTGGCGGGTCATCCCCCCCGGCGCCTGCTGGCCACCGTGCGCACCACCATGACCGCCAGGGTGACCGCGGTCAGCGGAAGCACGAATCCGGCCATGGCATCCCGAAACGCCGGCAGGTAGCTGTTCTGCAGCGTGGCCAGGACCAGGTAGAGGGTATAGGCGATATAATAGCCGAAAAACAGCGCCCCCTCCCAACGGGCGATCAGGTGCCCGGTGAAGAAGATCGGCAGGCAGGCGACGGCCGTCGCCACCATCACCGGCAGATCGAAACCGAGAGCGGTCTCGGCCACCGGAATCCCCTCCGGCGCGACCAGCGCCGTCAGTCCCAGCACCGACAGCAGGTTGAAGATATTGCTCCCCACCACGTTGCCGACGGCGATGTCGCGATGGCCGCGGATACTGGCCATGACCGAGGTGGCCAGTTCGGGCAGGGAGGTCCCGACGGCGACGATAGTCAAGCCGATGAGCAGATCACTCACCCCCAGCGCCGTGGCCAGGGAGATCGCCGCGCCGACCAGCCAGTGGGCGCCGCAGCCGAGCAGCGTCAGCCCGGCCAGAATCCAGGCCAGCTGGCGCAGCAGCCCGCCGGCCTTGGCGTCCCCGGCCGGAGCCGGGAGCTCGGCGGCAAATTCCTCGTCGCCCTGGCGGTTTTCCCGGCGGCTGCGGCGGATGGCCCAGACGGTGTAGACGACGATCCCGGCGAACAGCAGGGCCCCGTCGAGCCGGCCGATCCGCCCGTCGGCCGCCAGCAGCCAGGTGAGCAGGGAGATGCCCACCATCAGCGGCACCTCGATGCGGATCAGCTGGCGGGACACCAGCAGGGGCGCGGCCAGCGCCGAGAGGCCGAGGATCAGCAGGACGTTGCAGATGTTGCTCCCCACCACGTTGCCCAGCGCGATGCCGGACTGGCCCGACCAGGCGGACATGACGCTGACCCCCAGTTCGGGTGAACTGGTGCCGAAGGCCACCACCGTCAGCCCAACCACCAGGGGCGAGATGCCCACCGCCATGGCCAGCCGCGAGGCGCCGCGCACCAACCATTCGGCCCCCAGGATCAGGACGACGAAGCCGCCGAGGAGCTGGGCAAGGGTCAGCAGGCTCATGGCGCTCAGGCCCGCCCCGCGGCCAGCGCCTCGAGCCGGGCGATGCGCTCCTCCATGGGCGGATGGGTGGAGAAGAGCTTCAACATGGCGCCGCCGCTCAGCGGGTTGACGATGAACAGGTGGGCGGTGGCCGGTCGGGCCTCCTGCATCGGCAGGCTTTGGGCGCCCATCTGCAGCTTGCGCAGGGCCGCGGCCAGGGCGCGGGGCTTGCCGCAGATACGCGCCCCGCTGGCATCGGCCAGGTATTCGCGGGAGCGCGACACCGCCATCTGGATGAGCATGGCGGCCAGCGGCGCGATGATCGCCAGAGCCAGGCCGCCAAGCATGCCGCCCCCCTCTTCCTCATCCTCGGAGCGCCCTGCGCCGAAGATCGCCGCCCACTGCAGCATGCTGCCGAGCATGGAGATGGCGCCGGCCAGGGTGGCGGCCACGGTGCTGATCAGGGTGTCGCGGTTCTGCACGTGGGCCAGTTCGTGAGCCATGACCCCCTCGAGTTCCTCTTCGCTGAGCAGCGCCATGATCCCCTCGGTCGCCGCCACCGCGGCGTTTTGCGGGTTGCGGCCGGTGGCAAAGGCGTTGGGGCTGGGCGAGGGGATGATGTAGACGCGCGGCATGGGCATGCCAGCCTGCTGGGCCAGGCGCCTGACCATGGCGTGAAAGCCCGGCTGGTCGGCTTCGGACACCTCCCGGGCGCCGTACATCCTGAGGACGATCTTGTCCGAATACCAGTAGCTGAAAAAGTTCATCGCCCCGGCCAGGGCAAAGGCGACGATCGCCCCGGACTGGCCGCCGATGGCGCTGCCCATGCCGATCATGAGCAGAGTGAGGGTGGTGAGCAGCAGAGTGGTCTTGATCCGGTTCATTCTCTTACCTCCGTGGGTGGTATCAGCGCGGGTAAAAGAAAAGACCTTTACCCGCGGCAGGCATATATCGCCGTGGATAAAGGTCTTGCAAATTTCGACACGTCGTCGCAACCCCGCGTCCGGGTGGCCGGGCCACCGTATTGACGAACCGCGGGTCGGCGTTTTCTCCCGCCGAATGCTACTCCCCTTTATATGAAGGGGATATTATGCAGGCTTTCCGTCGCCTGTCAACAGGAATCGGCGGAAAAATCCCCGGCGGGTCAGGGCTCGCGGAAAAACACCTGGCCATCCTCCCCGCCGGTCAGATCCCCGGCCAGGATGGCGCGGATATGCCGTCTCAGGGAGGCCAGGGCGGCCTCGTCGGGATCCTGGAAGGCGATGGCCATGCCCTGCTCGGGGTCGCGGCGCTCGGCGCCGAAGCCCTGGTGGTAGATGACCCTGCCGGCCAGTTCCAGGCGGCAGTCGGAGCTGAGCTGCAACCCCACCCGCACCTGGCTGCCGACCGGCAGCGGCTCGGCGGAGAGCACGAACAGCCCCCCCTCGGAAAGCGCCACCCCCCGATAATGGCCAAGCTCCTCGCCGTGGCGGATCTCCACCTGTTGAGCCAGGGGGACCCGCAGGTTGCTGCGCACCAGCCCCTCGGCGAACAGGGCCTGCTGCAGCACCGCATTGAGCGCCTTGATGCCGATGGGCTTGGCCAGGTAGCCGCTGCAGCCGGCCGCCTCTGCCTGGCGCTGATACGCTTCGCTATGGCTCTCGGCGACGATGATCACCGGGACCTTGGCGCCCCGGCTGTGCCCCCGCAAGGTTTTCAGGGTCAAAAGCCCGTCCATCTCCGGCAGGTTGCTGGCCAGCAGCACCAGGTCCGGGCGGGCGGCCTCCAACTGTTCCAGCACCTCGCGCCCGGAGAAGGCCGGGACCACCTCGTAGCCGAGGCGCCCCAGCAGAATCGACTGGTACATGATCGAGGTCAGGTGATCATCGGCCACCAAAATCTTCTTGTTGCGCGCTACCATACATCCCCCTTGCGGATTTCAGCGAATCGCATCCGGACGACTCACCCCCGGGAGATGCAAACCGCGCGCCCAGCAGGGCGAGGCGGGCGGGACGCGACCCGAGGCCGCCTCATGGGGCGGAGGGGGCGATGATGCCGCCAAATGACCGATCCCGGACCAAAAATGACTACGGGCATACAGTACCTGGGGACCTTCCGCTGCGCCTGGCGGCCCTTTCTCCGGCTCAGGGTGAAGCCGGGGAGAAGGTATTGTCGGCCTGGTTCACCGTGAGCTGGGGATTGGGGGTAATCACCAGGGCGCCGCTGCCGCCGAAGTTGCTCACCTGGTTGCGGGTGACCCCGACCAGTCCCCGGCTGCCCTGGGGATAGTCGAGAGCTATTCCCTCCCCGGCGGTTGCATCGATACGGTTGCCGAGGATCGCCAGATTGGCACTGGCACCCGCCGTGGCCGTCAGGTGGATACCGCGGGCTCCGGCGCCGCTGAGGGTGTTGCCGGCGATCAGCCCGGTCCCGGAAACCCGCTGCAGCGAAAGCCCGCTGCCAGCGATGGCGATAAGCTGGTTGTTGTGCAGGTTGAAATTGTGCAGGTCGGCGCCGGCAATACCCGGATTTCCAGCGCCGGCGCTCCCTTCGAGGCGCATCCCGGCCACCTCGCAGTCGCTGGCCAGGCGAATAATTCCGGCGGGGTTGAGCGCGTCGCGGATGATCGGGTAGGCGCCGGCCCGGGCCGGAACCACCGGGACGCCGTTGAAGCTCAGGCCAACGGCCTCGCCGAGCAGCCGCTGCCCCGGCTTGAGGGTGACCCCCTGGTCACTGACCGAGGCGGCGCCGGGGTAAACCAAGAGGATATCCCCGGGGCGGGAGAGGCCGGCGGCCTGGGTCAGATCCGACAGGGGGCGGGAGAGGCTGCCGTCACCGGCCGCAGCCCCGGGATCGACGAACCAGACCACCGGCCCGATCTCCAGGGTCACCCGGGCCGCAGTGGCCGAGACCCGATAGAGGAAGCTGTCGGTGCCGCGGAAACCGCTCGGCGGGGTATAGGTAAAGCCGCCGTCGGCCGCAATGACGGCGGTTCCCCCCTGGGAGGTGAGCACCGTTTCGGCTTCGGCCCGGGCCCCCGGGGGGTCGTTGCCGAGCAGCCCGGCGGCGGCGGGCACCGCCAAGGGGGTATTGCCCAGCCAGCTGAACCGGTCAGCCGCCGGAACCAGGTCGCAGAGGTCACCGATACCATCGCCGTCGCTGTCGCTCTGGTCATGGTTGGCCAGGTTGGGGCAGTTGTCGCAGAGGTCGCCGACCAAGTCGCCGTCGGCATCGGCCTGAGCCGGGTCGAACAGGTTGGGACAGACGTCTCTGGCGTCCGCGACCCCGTCGCCGTCGGCATCGGGGGACAGCTGGGCGTGGCTGTCACGCACCCCGGGAGCGAGCCCCTGCAGACCCGCCAGAATAAGAAACAGGACAACACTTGCCTTCAAGGTTCTAAGCCAATTGTTCATTTATTTCGCTCCCGGGCCGCAAAGGATCTAAACAAAGAGTCTGGGTCCACCAAATGAACTCTTATTAGCCCATTGCCCGGGGCTTGTCAAATGCCTCCCGCCGCCGGGGGATAAAAAACAGGCCGGCGTCCGGGACGCCGGCCTAGCAATCCGATTGACCCTTGCCCTCAGGGCTGCAGGCAGCTCCCTTGGGCGACACCGACCACATTGCCGCTGGTCCAGGCCGGGGTGTCGTTGAGCTGCTCAAACACCTGGATCTGCGAATTATCCAGGGCCTCGAGGGCGAATACCGCCTTTTTCGCCAGGTCCTTGCTGCTGTTGCCGATCAA
This window encodes:
- a CDS encoding transglutaminase family protein, with the protein product MTIRIACNHLTCYKFDRPVGLSPHVFRLRPAPHSRTPIKGYSLRIHPEQHFLNWQQDPFGNYLARVVFPEKTRELRIEVEVVADMTVINPFDFFIEESAEKFPFAYDPQLRKELAPYFEIEEEGPLLRQWLAKVDRSEKGTVDFLVEINREVWKHVQYSVRLEPGVQSCEETLGRAVGSCRDSGWLLVQILRHLGLAARFVSGYLVQLTADEKSLDGPSGPEADFTDLHAWAEVFVPGAGWVGLDPTSGLFAGEGHIPLACTPHPASAAPVSGATEKTEVRFEFSNSVQRIHEDPRVTKPYSDDQWALIDALGQQVDEDLAAGDVRLTMGGEPTFVSIDDMEGPEWTTRADGPHKRKLAYDLILRLREVFGPGGLLHFGQGKWYPGEPLPRWSYACFWRKDGAPLWRNPRLLADITRDYGVGGEQARRFAGQLARRLGVNPRHLTAGYEDLFYYLWKEGTLPHNVDPLKADLKDPLERRYLAQLLDKGMGEPTGFALPLKWDFNRQRWQSGPWEFRRGQMFLIPGNSAMGMRLPLDSLPWVAPEKRETQAQHDLFGPLPELGDAHGEVARRYSHIEPPEPVDQEPPRADEPASGDPVEVPHTAVCIEAREGRLHVFLPPLGMLEHYLDLVASIEASAEELDLPVVIEGYEAPRDWRIERLLVTPDPGVIEVNIHPAASWRELERTTTTLYEQARLSRLGTEKFMLDGRHTGTGGGNHITIGAATPADSPVLRRPDLLRSLITYWQHHPGLSYLFSGMFIGPTSQAPRVDEGRDDILYELEIAFQQMPEGEVPAPWLVDRLLRNLLVDITGNTHRAEFCIDKLYSPDSTTGRLGLVELRAFEMPPHARMSLVQTLLLRTLIAWFWKQPYKHPLVRWGTELHDRFLLPHYVREDLQEVAADLQRAGYPFQLEWLEPFFEFRFPHYGTVRVDNLELELRFAIEPWHVLGEEVSNLGTARFVDSSVERLQLRVTGLTESRHLITCNGRRLPLRSTGRRGEYVAGIRYRAWQPPSALHPTIKPHSPVVFDVVDTWNGRSIGGCTYHVSHPGGRSYDVFPVNAYEAESRRISRFWEYGHTPGPIQPPPALAELGKFVPQGSPPGPMAPPPEEPGEEFPYTLDLRRGPSR
- the purE gene encoding 5-(carboxyamino)imidazole ribonucleotide mutase encodes the protein MSQQAFDKTLVGILTGSPNDLPKVVKVRETLDELGIPSEIVVASAHRTPDKVLAYLDRAHKEGVEVLIGCAGVAAHLAGVIAGHTRLPVIGLPLGNGPLSGWDSLLSTVQMPPGVPVATVAIDGSRNAAIMAARILALKYPQIDQGLKDLAEAERKRYDQSADEALAALKK
- a CDS encoding calcium/sodium antiporter, with protein sequence MSLLTLAQLLGGFVVLILGAEWLVRGASRLAMAVGISPLVVGLTVVAFGTSSPELGVSVMSAWSGQSGIALGNVVGSNICNVLLILGLSALAAPLLVSRQLIRIEVPLMVGISLLTWLLAADGRIGRLDGALLFAGIVVYTVWAIRRSRRENRQGDEEFAAELPAPAGDAKAGGLLRQLAWILAGLTLLGCGAHWLVGAAISLATALGVSDLLIGLTIVAVGTSLPELATSVMASIRGHRDIAVGNVVGSNIFNLLSVLGLTALVAPEGIPVAETALGFDLPVMVATAVACLPIFFTGHLIARWEGALFFGYYIAYTLYLVLATLQNSYLPAFRDAMAGFVLPLTAVTLAVMVVRTVASRRRGG
- the htpX gene encoding zinc metalloprotease HtpX — translated: MNRIKTTLLLTTLTLLMIGMGSAIGGQSGAIVAFALAGAMNFFSYWYSDKIVLRMYGAREVSEADQPGFHAMVRRLAQQAGMPMPRVYIIPSPSPNAFATGRNPQNAAVAATEGIMALLSEEELEGVMAHELAHVQNRDTLISTVAATLAGAISMLGSMLQWAAIFGAGRSEDEEEGGGMLGGLALAIIAPLAAMLIQMAVSRSREYLADASGARICGKPRALAAALRKLQMGAQSLPMQEARPATAHLFIVNPLSGGAMLKLFSTHPPMEERIARLEALAAGRA
- a CDS encoding response regulator: MVARNKKILVADDHLTSIMYQSILLGRLGYEVVPAFSGREVLEQLEAARPDLVLLASNLPEMDGLLTLKTLRGHSRGAKVPVIIVAESHSEAYQRQAEAAGCSGYLAKPIGIKALNAVLQQALFAEGLVRSNLRVPLAQQVEIRHGEELGHYRGVALSEGGLFVLSAEPLPVGSQVRVGLQLSSDCRLELAGRVIYHQGFGAERRDPEQGMAIAFQDPDEAALASLRRHIRAILAGDLTGGEDGQVFFREP
- a CDS encoding thrombospondin type 3 repeat-containing protein, whose product is MNNWLRTLKASVVLFLILAGLQGLAPGVRDSHAQLSPDADGDGVADARDVCPNLFDPAQADADGDLVGDLCDNCPNLANHDQSDSDGDGIGDLCDLVPAADRFSWLGNTPLAVPAAAGLLGNDPPGARAEAETVLTSQGGTAVIAADGGFTYTPPSGFRGTDSFLYRVSATAARVTLEIGPVVWFVDPGAAAGDGSLSRPLSDLTQAAGLSRPGDILLVYPGAASVSDQGVTLKPGQRLLGEAVGLSFNGVPVVPARAGAYPIIRDALNPAGIIRLASDCEVAGMRLEGSAGAGNPGIAGADLHNFNLHNNQLIAIAGSGLSLQRVSGTGLIAGNTLSGAGARGIHLTATAGASANLAILGNRIDATAGEGIALDYPQGSRGLVGVTRNQVSNFGGSGALVITPNPQLTVNQADNTFSPASP